The Gloeomargarita lithophora Alchichica-D10 genomic sequence AATCATTAGTTAATTGTTGGGGGTGAACGCTGAGTTCGCCGTACTGTTTTGCTAACCATAACCCCGTCTGGGCGTGCCACCATACCCCGGCCTGCACCAGTGCCGTTAAATCCCGATTTTGTTTTACCCCCTGCGCCAGTAACCCGCCCAACAACCCGGTCAAAACATCGCCACTGCCCCCCCGCGCCAAACCGGGCGTACTTGCGGGGTTGACCGCCAAAGCTCCATCGGGTAGGGCAATAATTGTCCGGGCACCCTTGAGTACCACAACCGCATGAGCTATCTGCGCCGCCTGCTGTGCCGCCTGCACCCGCTGGGTTAAATCAAGCTGGGGGAATAACCGTTGCCATTCACCCTCGTGGGGGGTGAGGACAGTAAACCCAGGGCGTTGACCCGACCAAGGGGCAAGTATATTTAGTGCATCTGCATCACAAAGTATCGGTAGATTAGTTGAAAATACGGTTTGGACAATACCTTGGGCAGAGCGGGTCAACCCCGGCCCAATGGCAATAAAATCATAGCCAGTTAAGGCCACGGGTAATGCGGCTATTGTACCTGCATCCGTTTCTGGACAGGGGAGGATCACCGCTTCCGGGACTGCCAATGTAATTGTATTTTTTAGGGATTCTGGTACTGCGATTGTCAGCATTCCCACCCCACTGGCTCGTGCCCCCAACGCCGCCAAGACCGCTGCGCCGGGGTAGGTTTGGGAACCGCAAACCAATAGCAGATGGCCGCATTGGTACTTGTGAATCACGGGGGGGCGGGGGATGGGTAATGCCCGTAGCATGGCTCTGGAAGTCAACCGAGTCATGGGGGGCGAGGTGTGGATTCCTTGGGTGATGGCCTGGGCAGGAATATCAAAATCAACCCGTTCTAAAATACCCACATAATCCTGCGCCACATCTTGCCACAATCCCAATTTCCAGAGTCCCAAACAAAGGGTTCGATGGGCGCGAATGGCGATAGGCTGGGGTTGCCCCGTATCCGTATGTAGTCCCGAAGGCAAATCAATACTAATTACTGTGGAATGCCAGGTGTTGATGGTATGAATTAAATCAGCTAATTCTGGGGATAATTCCCGTTCTAAACCCAACCCAAACAGGCCATCAATCCACACATCACAGGGGTTAGATTCTGGTAGGTTTTCGCAAAAAGGAATCCCTAAATAATGGGCATAGTTTTTATGGGCGAGGGTTAATGGTTTTGCGTGTTGAAAGGGATGATAAATGGTTGTTCCATAACCTTTTTGCCACAATTCCCGTGCCACCACTAAGGTATCAGCTCCATTGTGCCCTGGCCCGACCAGCAGACCAATTTTTTGCCCCTGGGGGATCAATTCGATTAAACGGTGGGCGATCTTACCCGCTACTTTTTCCATGAGGGCGGCGACGGGCAATCCTTGGGCGAACAATTCCTGTTCGATACAGCGCATTTGGGCCGCTGTCACCAGAATGGATTCTGGGTCAAAAGGTGAACCGGTTTTAGTCATATTTTTAATCATATTTTTAGGGTACCTCTATTTATTGGAACCAACCAAAAATCTGATCGCTGGAATGTAGAGACTCTGGAGAACCAGTGGCGGGGGGTGCCCCCCTGCGACCGCTAATTTGCAATTTATAGAGGCGCCCTTTAGCTATATTTTATCCATAATTTTATCCGCAACACTTTGGGGGGAATCGGCTAGAATAAAACCGTTTATTTCTAAGGTATCACCGATGCAACGGCGGACATTGCTGGGGGGATTGGCGGTTTCGCTGGGGGGCTATCTGGCCTGGGGAGAACCGGCTTGGGCGTTGGGGGGGACGTTGCCGGAGCTTGACCAACCCGCACCGACGTTTGCTTTGCCCAGTTTGGAGCATCGGCAGGTCAACCTGGCGGATTACCGGGGTCAATGGGTGGTGTTGTACTTTTATCCGAAGGATTTTACTTCGGGTTGTACGTTGGAAGCCCGCCGGTTTCAGCAGGATTTGGCTCAGTACCAGGAACGGGGGGTGCAGATTGTGGGGGTGAGTGCGGATTCGGTGGACTCCCATGCGGAATTTTGTGACAGTGAGGGGCTGAAATTTCCCCTGTTGGCGGATACGGATGGGGCGGTGAGTCGCGCCTATGGGTCTTGGCTGGGGTTTATTTCCCTGCGGCACACGTTTATTATTGACCCGGAGGGGGTGGTGCGGGCGCGGTTTGTTAAGGTGAATCCGGCGGTGCATAGCCGGGAAGTGTTGGCGAAGTTGGACGAATTGCGTCTGGGGTAATGCCGGAAGCCGCCTATTGGTTGGCCTGGACGCAGGTTCCTGGGATCGGAGCGGTTTTGGCGCAACGGTTGTGGCAGCATTTTGGCACGCTGGAGCGGGCGTGGCTGGCACCGGGGGATGAGTTGCTGTCGGTGCCGGGGCTGGGTATGCAGTTGGTGACGGGGATTTTGTCCACCCGTCCCACGCTTGATCCGCAAAATTTGTATTATCAATGGATTGCCAAAAATTCCCATTTCTGGACACCGGGGGATGCGGATTACCCCCAATTGTTGCGGGAAATTCCTGACCCGCCGCCGCTTTTGTACTATGCGGGGCATCCCCAGCCAGCGGAATTGACGGGTAAGGTGCCGATGATCGGGGTGGTGGGCACCCGCGAGCCTTCTCCCTATGGCCGCAAGTGGACGGAAAAGTTGGTGCAGGGGTTGGTGTCCCAGGGGTGGGCGGTGGTTTCGGGTTTGGCGGCGGGGATTGATACGGCGGCGCATCGGGCCTGTTTGCAGGCGGGGGGACGCACCTGGGCGGTGTTGGGAACGGGGGTGGATCAGGTGTACCCACCGGGAAATCGCCCCTTGCATCAGGAGATTGGCGATCAGGGGGTGTTGCTCAGCGAATATGCCGCTGGCACCGGGCCAGACCGGATACATTTCCCCCGCCGAAATCGGATTATTGTCGGTTTGTGTCGGGCGATTCTGATTACGGAGGCACCCCTGCGCTCCGGGGCGTTGATCACGGCGGAATTTGCCTGTCAGTACAATCGGGATGTGTACGTTTTGCCCGGTTCGTTGGATAATGCCGCTTCTTTGGGGTGTTTGCATTTGGTGAATCAAGGGGCGCAGCTCATTTTGGGGGTGGAGCATTTACTCGAATTGCTTGGCTCTACGCCAGCGTTGGCCGTTGCTTTACCGGTAGTCCCCCCGGAATTGGCGGGGATTTTTGATTTAATTACAACGGAACCCATGACCTTTGATGCCATTGTTACCGCCAGTGGTCAACCCACCAATCAGGTGGCCAATGCCCTCTTGGAATTGGAATTGAGCGGTCATATTACCCAACTGCCCGGACTGCGGTATCAGCGTTAGGAGACTCCTAAAAATAGCTCGCAGGGCGCCATCCCCGGACTTGGTTTTTCTGAATATTTGTATGCCTACGGCACGCAGGCTAACGCCAATTGGGTGGGATTGTTGTAGCTATATCAGCCAATCAAATGCAAGAACCGTTGAATCACCAAAGCATTACTAATATCAATAAAAAACGCCCCCACCAAGGGCAAGATAATAAACGCCTGCGGGGAAGCTCCAAACTCCTGGGTCACCGCATTCATATTGGCAATCGCCGTAGGGGTTGCCCCCAAGGTCAATCCCGAATAACCCGCCGCAATCACAGCGGCATCATAATTGCGCCCCATGATAGGAAAAACAAACCCCACCGTGTAGGCAATACTCACCGCTAATTGCGCCGCTAGCACCAACCCCATAGACACCCCCATCCCCGCCAACGTCCACAACTGTAAACTCATCAACGACATCGCCAAAAATAGCCCCAAACTCAGGTCAGAAATTAAGGCCAAAGAAGGCGTACCCGCAGGCCAAGCAAATCGTTGAAACAGCCAAGGAACGGTATTTGTAAATATAATCCCCGCCAATAAACAGGCCACAAAATCCGGCAGGCGAAGTCCTAAATCCGCAATAATTTCATTCAATTTCAGCCCCAAACCAATGGTTATGCCCAGCACCAATAGGGAATTGAGCATCGTACCATAATCAATTTTTACCCCCGCCTGATGATGGCGAATACCAATAGTGAGGTCTTCCCCACCATGTTCGGTTTGGAGTCCATGTTTGAGAATTAAAAACTTGGCCGTTGGGCCGCCAACCAATCCCCCTAAAATCAAACCAAAGGTGGCACTGGCAATCCCCAATTCTGGAGCGTTAGCAATCCCATAATCCTGTTGTAAAATCGGTGCCCAAGCAATCACCGTCCCATGCCCGCCACTCAAGGAAATTGAACCGGCAATCAATCCCAGAATTTTGGGCAATCCCAACCAACTCGCCATCGCCAATCCGGTTAAATTCTGGATGAATAAATACATCACTGCCGTCACCAAAAGAATCAGCAGCGGTCGCCCCCCCCGGAGTAGGGTTTCCACCCGCGAAGATAGCCCAATGGTGGTGAAAAAAATAATCAGAAAGGCATCGCGAATATTTAAACTAAAGGCGACCTGCCATTGGAATAAAATATAAATCAAGCCAAACAATATCGAAGCCAAAATCCCCCCGGAAACCGCATCAGGAATATTAAAGGCTTGCAAAAATCGGATGCGGTAGGTGAGATATTTACCCAGGTACAGCACCAGAATCGCAACAATAATGGTTTGGCGAGTATCAGCGGTAAAAACATTCATGGCCTAGCCCTCTGGCAATTTTTGATCACGATTGCATCCAAAACCTGCTGAACCCTGGTGCCCCCACCCACACTGAAATCATAAAATGAAACCGGGAATTTCCCTAGAATTGATACCAACCTCAACGCCCAACCGGAGGTAACACCGCCCACCACCGGCGCAGGGATTGATACGCCGCCTCGGTCGCCGTATCCATCGGCAAGAAAAACTCATAATCCGCCAACTCCGGGGCAAAGGGCGACCAAGCGATCCCCTGGGCGGTTAAACTGGCCGTCTGTGCCGGTTCCCAGCCAAAATTTAACCAATCCTGGAGTCCAGCCGATAGGGATTGCCCAGAGGGAAGCACCCACCCATCCGCCCAAATCGCCCCCCCACCCGGCGGCACCACCACCTGAATCTGCGGGTAACGCTGGGCAACCGGTAGCAGGTCACTCGACCAGCCCACCGCCAGTAGCGCATCCCCTAAAATCAAGGGCTGAATGTAATGCTTATCACTATACAAAAGCATCTGCTGGTGCAGGGTTTGCAGTTGGGCTTTGAGGTCGTCTGTAGGCCAAGGCGGTGGCGTATTGATAGATAAACCCAGACGGCGGAAACTAATCGCTAACCATTCCCGAAACTGGGCAATCCCACTCACCCGCTGGCGCAGGTCAGGCCGCCACAAATCCCCCCAGTCCTGGGGTTGCCAGTCCAACTTATCCCGGCGGTAGGCCAGCACCGTTGTCCCCCAGCGATAGGGCACCCACCACAGTTGTCCCTGGGGCTGGATCAGGGCACGCCACACCGGGGGCAATGCCGCCCAGCGGGTGAGCCGGGTGGGGTCGAGGGGAGTCAAGTGTTTGGCTTGGCGAGCCATATCCAACCAGGCCAATCCCAGGCTAACGAGGTTGGGGGGAATCGGCTGGGTTAACTGTTCATACAGGTCAGGGAGTTGGGGGTGACTCTGGAGTTCGAGGGCATGGCGGCGGCGAAACCGGCGCAACCACAAAGGCGGCAGGGAATTTTTCAGCACATGAATCCGCAAAGGATCGGCGGGATTCCAGGCGGCACAACCGGCGAGGGCACCCCCCCCCCGGCCAATAGTGCCCGCCGTGACCAAGACCGTTGCCACGCCACAACCCACGTCTCCATCCCTAAAAACCCTTTTATATTGACAAATTCTGGGGGAGAATGCCATGATGGGGGCGTTCCTAATCCGCTAAAAAAAGGATGTGATTACCATGGAATTAGAGCTTTTACTTTTAGGATTAGAACCCTTGGTGGCCGTGACTGTTGGTGCCGGTGCGATTGTGGTAGGGGGCGGTGCCTTGGCCTTGTCTCCGGCCTTTGGAGAAGTGTTGGGTAAGCCAGAATTGGCGCAAGAATTGCAAGAATCCGGTCGTTCGATGGTAAAAACCGGCCTCGTCCTCAGTCTGGATGCCTACGACAAGGTGCAAACCGCTTGGACAGAAACCAGCACCACCGTCGGGCAATTGCTGGAAGAAGCCAAAACGGAAGCGAAGCAGGTGCGGATGCAAGAGGAAGTCCAAGCCGCCAGCTAACCCGCCGGGATGCGGCGACGATTTGGGCTGGCTGGTTTCGGGGTATTGACGGTTACCGCCTGTAGTCGCAAACAGGCTCCGGCGGTGATTACCCAGCCCCGGGTGCGGTGGCGGTTGGTCACCAGTTGGCCAGCCTCCTTGGATACCCTGTTTGGCGGCGTGCGTACCTTGGCGGCACAGGTGAAACAACTCACCGATGGCCGGTTTACCCTGACCCCCTTTGCCGCCGGGGAAATTGTGCCGGGTTTGCAGGTGTTGGATGCGGTGCGCTCCGGTACGGTGGAAGCAGGACACACCGCCAGTTACTATTATTTGGGACAAAATCCGGCCTTGGCGTTTGGGACGGGGGTACCCTTCGGCTTGACCCCCCAACAACAAAATGCCTGGTGGTACGCAGGGGGCGGGCTGGCCGCCATGCAGTCGCTATACCAGGATTTTGGCGTGATTACCTTTCCGGCGGGGAATACGGGCGCCCAGATGGGGGGCTGGTTTCGGCGAGAAGTCCCTCGTCTCAGCGACCTGAAGGGCTTGAAAATGCGTCTGCCCGGTTTAGGGGGCAAGGTGATGGCGCAGATGGGGGTCAATGTCCAGGTTTTGCCGGGGAGTGAATTATTTTTGGCCTTGGAACGGGGGGCGTTGGATGCCGCCGAGTGGGTCGGCCCCTACGACGACCTGCGGTTGGGCTTACCTCGGGCGGCGCGTTACTACTACTACCCCGGCTGGTGGGAACCGGGGCCGAGCGTGGAACTGCTGATCAATCTGCGGGCGTGGGAACAGTTGCCCCTGAGTTATCAAAAAGCCCTAGAACTGGCGGCGCAGGCCAGCAATCTGGCACTACTTTCCCAGTACGAAGGCCGCAACCAAACCGCCCTGCAACAACTCAAAACCGGGGGGACACAACTGCGACCCTACGGCGATGACATTCTCAAAACCGCTTGGCAGGTGACCCAAGACCTGTTGGCGGATCAAAGTCGCCGGTCGTCCGCCTTTCAAAAAATCTATCAACCCTGGCGGCAGTTTCAAAAAGAGAGTCTAACCTGGGAAAAGACTGGTTCTCTGAGTACGATTATGGGTTTTGCCCAACCCTAACCCCCCGGATAGGCTGGCGGATATTTGCTCCAAATAGGGCACCGCTAAGCGATAATAAATCCTTAATCTGGATGGAATCAAGGTCGTGTTATCCGAACGTATTTTGCAGATACAACCCTCGGCCACGTTAGAAATTACCGCCCGGGCGCAGGCGATGCGTGCCGCTGGGTTAGATGTGTGCAGTTTTGCCGCAGGCGAACCGGATTTTGATACCCCGGCCTTCATCCGAGAGGCGGTCAAAACCGCTTTGGATCAGGGGAAAACCCGCTATGGCCCGGCGGCGGGCGAGCCGGTTTTGCGCAAAGCGATTGCCCAAAAACTCCACCAGGATAATGGTCTGACCTACGAGCCAGAGCAGGTTTTTGTCACCAATGGGTGTAAACAAGCCCTATACAATCTGGTTCAAGTCATGATTCAACCGGGGGATGAGGTGCTGATTCCCGCCCCCTACTGGGTGAGTTATCCAGAAATGGTGCGTTTGGCCGGGGGGGTGCCGGTTTTGGTTACTACTAGCCGGGAAACGGACTATAAAATTACCCCCACCCAGTTGGCGCAGGCGGTCACCCCCCGCACCCGGTTGCTGATGCTCAACTCCCCCAACAATCCCACCGGGGTCGTGTATTGCCGGGAAGAACTGCTGGCCCTCGCCCAGGAAATTCTGCGGCATGACCTGTGGGTAATTGCGGATGAAATTTACGAAAAACTGGTCTATGACGGGATGGAACACATCAGTATTGCCGCCCTGGGCAGGGAAATTTATGACCGTACCCTGGTGTGCAATGGTTTTGCCAAAGCCTACGCCATGACCGGTTGGCGGGTGGGGTACGGGGCCGGCCCCCAGGCGATCATCACTGCCGCCGCCAATCTCCAGGGGCACAGTACCTCCAATGTTTGTACATTTGCCCAGCACGGGGCATTGGCCGCACTCCAAGGCCCCCAGGAGGAATTGCACCGGATGCGGCAGGTTTTCAGCGAACGGCGGCGGGTGATGGTGGATTGGTTGCAGACCATGCCGGGGTTGGGATTGGTGCCACCGGCGGGGGCATTTTATATCTGGGTGGATATGCGGGCGACCGGGTTGACTTCAACGCAATTTTGCCAGCAGGTGTTGGAACAATACCAGGTGGCGTTGGTGCCGGGGCGGGCGTTTGGGGATGACCAGCACGTGCGGCTGTCCTACGCTACCGATTTGGCCACCATTGAAAAGGGTATGGCTCGTTTGGCGGCATACGTGGGGAATTTAGCACCGCTGTCGGTGGGGGAAGGGAAGCGGTAAAATGGAGGCTAGTGTGTCCAAAGGAAACGCTATCGTGCCCCCTGTTCCCACCGTTGCTGATACCAAACGAGCTTTTTATCAACACCATCCCCGCCCTATCCATTCGGTGTACCAACGGGTGATGGAGGAAATGTTGGTGGAAATGCACCTCCTGCAAGTCAATGCCGGGTTTCGCTATCACCCCTTGTACGCCCTGGGCGTGGTGACCAGTTTTGATACTTTGATGGCGTACTACACCCCGGTGGCGCATCGGGATTCAATTTTTCAAGCCCTGTGTCGGGCATTGGGTCACGACCCGGAGGTATTTCGCTCGGATGCCCAGCGGTGGCAAACCCTCGCCCAGGGGGACAGCGGCACCGCCTTACGGACGTGGTTCAGCCAGCCGGAGGCCACCCTATCCGCCCATGACCCCCTGCAAATCGAACTGCAAAGCTGGTTGACTCCACCCGTGCCCAAGTACAGCCGTTTGGTGGGGATTGGGCTGTTGACCTTGGTGCAAAGGGTATTTCCCGATGGGGAGGAACAGTGGCCGACGGCGGTGCAAACCCTGACGCATACCTTGAACTTGAATGGGGAAAAAGTCGAGCGGGATTTAGACCTATACCGCAGTACCTTAGAACGGCTCACCCAGGCGCAGGCGATGCTGGCGGACATTCTCAAGGGCGGCAAGGCCAAACAACCCACCTCAGCCCTACCGGAAGTCCCCGCTTCTTGAGGTTGGGGCGATTCGTCAGCGCAATTTTTAAGAGGAGAACCGCATTTATGGCTACCAGTCGCCGGGTCGAACGGGTTGCAGAACTGATTAAACGGGAAATCAGCCAACTCCTGCTCAGTGGCATCAAGGATGACCGGGTCGGGCAGGGTCTCGTCAGCGTCACCGCCGTGGAAGTCTCCGGGGATTTGCAACACGCCCAGGTCTATGTCAGTATTTACGGTTCCCCGGAGGTGCGGGCACAAACCATGGCGGGACTAGCATCCGCCACCGGCTATGTGCGGGCGGTGCTGGGGCAACGGATGCGCCTGCGCCATACCCCGGAGGTGGTCTTTCGGGAGGATACCTCCCTGGAGCGAGGCAGTCGGGTGATCGCCCTGTTGAACCAAATCCGGCAGAATCACCCCGCCGAAGAGGGGGAGTCCAATTAAATCTACTCAAACCGAATGGCAATCCCTACAACTCCTGCATTTCAATCTGATAAGCCAAATCGCTGGTCACCCCCGGCGTGAGAATTTGTCCCATGATAGGTAGGGTGTCCTGGGGATGGGGTCGGGCAGTCAAGGCCACATACCGATCATTCACCGCCAACCCCTGGGTCGGGTCATAGCCCCGCCAACCGCCCCCCGGCAGATAAACCTCCGCCCAGGCGTGCAGGTGCCGGTGTTGCCAATCCGGGTCACCCGCATGATAACCACTCACAAACCGAGCCGCCAGCCCCACCGCCCGACAAACCGCCATAAATAAAACCGTCAAATCCCGACAGGCACCCCGCCGCCTTTGCCAGGTGATGCCCGCAGGCCAGGGTGCCCCCGTAGGACGAACCAGGTAAGTACATTCCTGGTAAATCGTCTGGTTCAATTGGTTAAGAAAAGTCAACACCTGCCCCTCTGTCGCCACCCACAATTCCTGCGCCCAAGTCGTGGCCGTTGGGTCAGCGGGAACATCCCAATAGGGGCGCAATTCCTGAGCCAAACCCTGGGGATAATTCACCGGTAAATCCACCGCCCAGGGAGCCAACATAAAATCAAAGGGGTTTTCCCGGTGGGTAACCACCACCGTTGTCATCTGAATTTCCCAGTGGCGCATGGGTTGACTAAAAAGCACCTGTACTTCCGTACTGCCATCTATCGCCAGATTTTGGTAATGACGCTGGGGTGGCGGGTCAAGGGTCAAATCATACGTCTGCACCGTTTGGGTGCTATCACATCGGGGGTGCAAACGCAGCACCTGGGGCGACAACTGCACCGGCTCCGGGTAGGTATAGCGTAAACGATGGCGAATTTGGTAACGCATGAATCGGGGCAAGGCTTTTGCTACAGTATGCAGGGAATGGAATACTTTACAGGTCAATCATGGGACAACACCGGTGGCTGGGGTGGAGTGCGGGACTGGCTCTCCTGGTAGGAGGATGTGATTTTAGTGCCAATTTTGACAATACCCCGGCCTTGGAAGTCAAACTTTTGTTTGGCAGTGCCCTCAAGGAATTTTGTG encodes the following:
- a CDS encoding NAD(P)H-hydrate dehydratase, translated to MIKNMTKTGSPFDPESILVTAAQMRCIEQELFAQGLPVAALMEKVAGKIAHRLIELIPQGQKIGLLVGPGHNGADTLVVARELWQKGYGTTIYHPFQHAKPLTLAHKNYAHYLGIPFCENLPESNPCDVWIDGLFGLGLERELSPELADLIHTINTWHSTVISIDLPSGLHTDTGQPQPIAIRAHRTLCLGLWKLGLWQDVAQDYVGILERVDFDIPAQAITQGIHTSPPMTRLTSRAMLRALPIPRPPVIHKYQCGHLLLVCGSQTYPGAAVLAALGARASGVGMLTIAVPESLKNTITLAVPEAVILPCPETDAGTIAALPVALTGYDFIAIGPGLTRSAQGIVQTVFSTNLPILCDADALNILAPWSGQRPGFTVLTPHEGEWQRLFPQLDLTQRVQAAQQAAQIAHAVVVLKGARTIIALPDGALAVNPASTPGLARGGSGDVLTGLLGGLLAQGVKQNRDLTALVQAGVWWHAQTGLWLAKQYGELSVHPQQLTNDLATVLGQLIQAVAPGKK
- a CDS encoding peroxiredoxin, with the protein product MQRRTLLGGLAVSLGGYLAWGEPAWALGGTLPELDQPAPTFALPSLEHRQVNLADYRGQWVVLYFYPKDFTSGCTLEARRFQQDLAQYQERGVQIVGVSADSVDSHAEFCDSEGLKFPLLADTDGAVSRAYGSWLGFISLRHTFIIDPEGVVRARFVKVNPAVHSREVLAKLDELRLG
- the dprA gene encoding DNA-processing protein DprA — encoded protein: MPEAAYWLAWTQVPGIGAVLAQRLWQHFGTLERAWLAPGDELLSVPGLGMQLVTGILSTRPTLDPQNLYYQWIAKNSHFWTPGDADYPQLLREIPDPPPLLYYAGHPQPAELTGKVPMIGVVGTREPSPYGRKWTEKLVQGLVSQGWAVVSGLAAGIDTAAHRACLQAGGRTWAVLGTGVDQVYPPGNRPLHQEIGDQGVLLSEYAAGTGPDRIHFPRRNRIIVGLCRAILITEAPLRSGALITAEFACQYNRDVYVLPGSLDNAASLGCLHLVNQGAQLILGVEHLLELLGSTPALAVALPVVPPELAGIFDLITTEPMTFDAIVTASGQPTNQVANALLELELSGHITQLPGLRYQR
- the gltS gene encoding sodium/glutamate symporter, whose translation is MNVFTADTRQTIIVAILVLYLGKYLTYRIRFLQAFNIPDAVSGGILASILFGLIYILFQWQVAFSLNIRDAFLIIFFTTIGLSSRVETLLRGGRPLLILLVTAVMYLFIQNLTGLAMASWLGLPKILGLIAGSISLSGGHGTVIAWAPILQQDYGIANAPELGIASATFGLILGGLVGGPTAKFLILKHGLQTEHGGEDLTIGIRHHQAGVKIDYGTMLNSLLVLGITIGLGLKLNEIIADLGLRLPDFVACLLAGIIFTNTVPWLFQRFAWPAGTPSLALISDLSLGLFLAMSLMSLQLWTLAGMGVSMGLVLAAQLAVSIAYTVGFVFPIMGRNYDAAVIAAGYSGLTLGATPTAIANMNAVTQEFGASPQAFIILPLVGAFFIDISNALVIQRFLHLIG
- a CDS encoding extracellular solute-binding protein, translated to MATVLVTAGTIGRGGGALAGCAAWNPADPLRIHVLKNSLPPLWLRRFRRRHALELQSHPQLPDLYEQLTQPIPPNLVSLGLAWLDMARQAKHLTPLDPTRLTRWAALPPVWRALIQPQGQLWWVPYRWGTTVLAYRRDKLDWQPQDWGDLWRPDLRQRVSGIAQFREWLAISFRRLGLSINTPPPWPTDDLKAQLQTLHQQMLLYSDKHYIQPLILGDALLAVGWSSDLLPVAQRYPQIQVVVPPGGGAIWADGWVLPSGQSLSAGLQDWLNFGWEPAQTASLTAQGIAWSPFAPELADYEFFLPMDTATEAAYQSLRRWWAVLPPVGR
- a CDS encoding TRAP transporter substrate-binding protein — translated: MRRRFGLAGFGVLTVTACSRKQAPAVITQPRVRWRLVTSWPASLDTLFGGVRTLAAQVKQLTDGRFTLTPFAAGEIVPGLQVLDAVRSGTVEAGHTASYYYLGQNPALAFGTGVPFGLTPQQQNAWWYAGGGLAAMQSLYQDFGVITFPAGNTGAQMGGWFRREVPRLSDLKGLKMRLPGLGGKVMAQMGVNVQVLPGSELFLALERGALDAAEWVGPYDDLRLGLPRAARYYYYPGWWEPGPSVELLINLRAWEQLPLSYQKALELAAQASNLALLSQYEGRNQTALQQLKTGGTQLRPYGDDILKTAWQVTQDLLADQSRRSSAFQKIYQPWRQFQKESLTWEKTGSLSTIMGFAQP
- a CDS encoding pyridoxal phosphate-dependent aminotransferase; amino-acid sequence: MLSERILQIQPSATLEITARAQAMRAAGLDVCSFAAGEPDFDTPAFIREAVKTALDQGKTRYGPAAGEPVLRKAIAQKLHQDNGLTYEPEQVFVTNGCKQALYNLVQVMIQPGDEVLIPAPYWVSYPEMVRLAGGVPVLVTTSRETDYKITPTQLAQAVTPRTRLLMLNSPNNPTGVVYCREELLALAQEILRHDLWVIADEIYEKLVYDGMEHISIAALGREIYDRTLVCNGFAKAYAMTGWRVGYGAGPQAIITAAANLQGHSTSNVCTFAQHGALAALQGPQEELHRMRQVFSERRRVMVDWLQTMPGLGLVPPAGAFYIWVDMRATGLTSTQFCQQVLEQYQVALVPGRAFGDDQHVRLSYATDLATIEKGMARLAAYVGNLAPLSVGEGKR
- the psb29 gene encoding photosystem II biogenesis protein Psp29, producing the protein MPPVPTVADTKRAFYQHHPRPIHSVYQRVMEEMLVEMHLLQVNAGFRYHPLYALGVVTSFDTLMAYYTPVAHRDSIFQALCRALGHDPEVFRSDAQRWQTLAQGDSGTALRTWFSQPEATLSAHDPLQIELQSWLTPPVPKYSRLVGIGLLTLVQRVFPDGEEQWPTAVQTLTHTLNLNGEKVERDLDLYRSTLERLTQAQAMLADILKGGKAKQPTSALPEVPAS
- the rbfA gene encoding 30S ribosome-binding factor RbfA, which codes for MATSRRVERVAELIKREISQLLLSGIKDDRVGQGLVSVTAVEVSGDLQHAQVYVSIYGSPEVRAQTMAGLASATGYVRAVLGQRMRLRHTPEVVFREDTSLERGSRVIALLNQIRQNHPAEEGESN
- a CDS encoding transglutaminase family protein → MPRFMRYQIRHRLRYTYPEPVQLSPQVLRLHPRCDSTQTVQTYDLTLDPPPQRHYQNLAIDGSTEVQVLFSQPMRHWEIQMTTVVVTHRENPFDFMLAPWAVDLPVNYPQGLAQELRPYWDVPADPTATTWAQELWVATEGQVLTFLNQLNQTIYQECTYLVRPTGAPWPAGITWQRRRGACRDLTVLFMAVCRAVGLAARFVSGYHAGDPDWQHRHLHAWAEVYLPGGGWRGYDPTQGLAVNDRYVALTARPHPQDTLPIMGQILTPGVTSDLAYQIEMQEL